One genomic window of Arcobacter lacus includes the following:
- the hisH gene encoding imidazole glycerol phosphate synthase subunit HisH, which translates to MIGIIDYNMGNLASVYNACHLLDAKATIVKNPEDLKNFSRVILPGVGAYKDAMEHLIKTGMNEAVYEFAKSGKPMLGICLGMQLLFESSQEFGHTDGLGLIDGVVVKFDKSKMNEDFKIPHMGWNTIVNKEHPLFEGLHNPYLYFVHSYHAVTEERNIIGKTTYGYEFASAVNKDNIYGFQPHPEKSHDNGLKILKNFMSLN; encoded by the coding sequence ATGATTGGAATAATAGATTATAATATGGGAAATTTGGCAAGCGTTTATAATGCCTGTCATTTACTTGATGCAAAAGCAACTATAGTTAAAAACCCTGAAGATTTAAAAAATTTCAGTAGAGTTATTTTACCAGGAGTTGGTGCATATAAAGATGCAATGGAACATCTAATCAAAACAGGTATGAATGAAGCTGTTTATGAATTTGCAAAAAGTGGAAAACCAATGCTTGGAATTTGTCTTGGTATGCAACTTTTATTTGAAAGTTCACAAGAATTTGGTCATACAGATGGTTTAGGTTTAATTGATGGTGTTGTAGTAAAATTTGATAAATCAAAAATGAATGAAGACTTCAAAATCCCACACATGGGTTGGAATACAATTGTAAATAAAGAACACCCTTTATTTGAAGGACTTCATAATCCTTATTTATATTTTGTTCACTCTTACCATGCAGTAACAGAAGAAAGAAATATAATAGGGAAAACAACTTACGGATATGAATTTGCAAGTGCTGTAAATAAAGATAATATTTATGGTTTTCAACCACATCCTGAAAAATCTCACGATAATGGATTGAAAATTTTGAAGAATTTTATGAGCCTTAATTAA
- a CDS encoding TIGR01777 family oxidoreductase encodes MKTIAISGANGFVGTSLTNFFSSFGYKIVPLSRDILNNKSKLEEVLDSADIVINLAGANIINRWSETYKKLLYSSRIDTTSKIVNAISSISNKPKLLISTSAVGIYDNKSIYDENGSFSNDFLSNLCQDWEKEALKAKNGTTKIAIFRFGIILGKDGGALQKMITPFKFGLGGTIGSGKQAFSFIHINDLLNAYKFVIENNYDGVFNLTAPTPTTNKGLTLALGKTLKRPTILPIPEFVLKLIFSEGARVLTDGQSAIPKKLLDLGFEFKFKTIEEAIENLCSKKD; translated from the coding sequence ATGAAAACTATTGCAATTAGTGGTGCTAATGGATTTGTAGGAACAAGTTTAACAAACTTTTTTTCAAGCTTTGGATATAAAATCGTACCTTTATCAAGAGATATTTTAAACAATAAAAGTAAATTAGAAGAAGTACTAGATTCTGCTGATATTGTGATAAATCTTGCAGGTGCAAATATCATAAATAGATGGAGTGAAACTTATAAAAAACTTCTTTATTCTAGCCGAATTGATACAACTTCAAAAATAGTAAATGCAATAAGTAGTATTTCAAACAAACCAAAATTACTTATTTCAACTTCTGCTGTTGGAATATATGATAATAAATCAATTTATGATGAAAATGGCTCTTTTTCAAATGATTTTTTATCAAATCTTTGTCAAGATTGGGAAAAAGAAGCTTTAAAAGCAAAAAATGGGACAACAAAAATTGCTATTTTTAGATTTGGAATAATTTTAGGAAAAGATGGTGGAGCACTACAAAAAATGATTACTCCATTCAAATTTGGTCTTGGTGGAACAATAGGAAGTGGAAAACAAGCTTTTTCTTTTATTCATATAAATGATTTATTAAATGCTTACAAATTCGTTATAGAAAACAATTATGATGGAGTATTTAACCTAACAGCACCAACTCCAACAACAAATAAAGGTCTAACTCTTGCTTTAGGAAAAACACTAAAAAGACCTACTATACTTCCAATACCAGAGTTTGTTTTAAAACTTATTTTTAGTGAAGGAGCACGTGTTTTAACAGATGGACAAAGTGCAATTCCAAAAAAATTATTAGATTTGGGATTTGAATTCAAATTTAAAACAATAGAAGAAGCAATAGAAAATTTATGCAGTAAAAAGGACTAA
- the hisA gene encoding 1-(5-phosphoribosyl)-5-[(5-phosphoribosylamino)methylideneamino]imidazole-4-carboxamide isomerase, translated as MDILPAIDLKDGKAVRLSKGLMDSAKIYSDEPWQVAKRFEELGSKWVHIVDLNGAFAGKPANLEQIKKIRENCNLKIELGGGIRDEETIKMYLELGVDRLILGSIAVKDPMFVKKMASKYPIAVGIDAMNGMVAVEGWAEVSTMKATSLAKEFANAGVQAIICTDISKDGMLCGVNVEFTESIALASKVDTIASGGVKDIQDIINCKNNGNISGVIVGKAFYEGTLDLEEAFRIL; from the coding sequence ATGGACATATTACCAGCGATTGATTTAAAAGATGGAAAAGCAGTAAGATTAAGTAAAGGTTTAATGGATAGTGCAAAAATCTATTCTGATGAACCTTGGCAAGTAGCAAAAAGATTTGAAGAATTAGGTTCAAAATGGGTTCATATTGTTGATTTAAATGGAGCATTTGCTGGAAAACCTGCAAATTTAGAACAAATCAAAAAAATTAGAGAAAATTGTAATCTAAAAATTGAACTTGGTGGTGGAATTAGAGATGAAGAAACTATCAAAATGTATCTAGAACTTGGAGTTGATAGACTTATTCTTGGTTCAATTGCTGTAAAAGATCCAATGTTTGTAAAAAAAATGGCTTCAAAATATCCAATTGCTGTTGGAATTGATGCAATGAATGGAATGGTTGCAGTTGAAGGTTGGGCGGAAGTTTCAACAATGAAAGCAACTTCTTTAGCAAAAGAGTTTGCAAATGCAGGTGTTCAAGCAATTATTTGTACAGATATTAGCAAAGATGGAATGCTTTGTGGAGTTAATGTTGAGTTCACTGAATCAATTGCACTTGCAAGTAAAGTTGACACAATTGCAAGCGGTGGGGTAAAAGATATTCAAGATATTATAAATTGTAAAAACAATGGAAATATTTCAGGTGTTATTGTTGGAAAAGCATTTTATGAAGGAACTCTTGATTTAGAAGAGGCTTTTAGAATTTTATAA
- a CDS encoding GGDEF domain-containing protein has translation MSSNKKITLIIFTMISILAVIIIILIALGSRHSGYDGAKKRAYLTAELVKNSLTSHMINGTMHQRDTFLNSLNNLQGIKGLWVVRSKSVSEQFGNSLLATEKARDQIDQNVLKTGIEEVVIKESLEDATLRITIPYTASSLDKPNCMSCHNAQEGQVLGAISLTFDIKDDRVSNIIVLLKVVATISIFLIFILIYLRKKITPFTSSFDSITEALKRVHEGDYSVRVKEGVLKEDKEASIWLNELIEKLETVLTGIEKNLTSFVHNRATIFSNDKLLTAKEIIEDITEIYNYKKTIETDLTKDDIFYRLIQVLKNKLNIESFYIFETDLIKDERKTIYPIKETEKPCCSISKGIKYGCRAERTNTIVSSENFPEICRIAKCSGDINHICIPFLINEQKNIVIHIVCKDKESLQNTKYQIGIIKKYLEETKPILESKLLMDALREKNLVDGLTGLYNRRYLDEFIDKKLPHELQNGTKFAIMFLDIDYFKMINDTYGHDAGDAILQKLSDTMKESISENEFIVRFGGEEFLIIMKNPTEVTAKELAAKINEEFAKLVFNYNGQAFSKTVSIGYSFFPDDADQIWKCIKYADISLYQAKETGRNKIVRFQKEFLKSADKKSY, from the coding sequence ATGAGCTCAAATAAAAAAATAACTCTTATAATTTTTACTATGATTTCAATACTTGCTGTTATAATAATAATTCTAATAGCACTTGGTTCAAGACACAGTGGATATGATGGAGCAAAAAAAAGAGCTTATTTAACAGCCGAATTAGTTAAAAATTCATTGACAAGCCATATGATAAATGGAACAATGCACCAAAGAGACACTTTTTTAAATAGTTTGAATAACCTACAAGGTATCAAAGGACTTTGGGTTGTAAGATCTAAAAGTGTTAGTGAACAGTTTGGAAATTCTTTATTAGCTACAGAAAAAGCAAGAGATCAAATTGACCAAAATGTATTAAAAACGGGGATAGAAGAAGTTGTTATCAAAGAAAGTTTAGAAGATGCTACTTTAAGAATAACTATTCCATATACTGCTTCATCTCTTGATAAACCTAACTGTATGTCATGTCACAATGCTCAAGAAGGACAAGTTTTAGGGGCAATTTCTCTAACTTTTGATATTAAGGACGATAGAGTTTCAAATATTATAGTACTATTAAAAGTTGTCGCTACAATTTCTATATTTTTAATCTTTATTTTAATTTATTTAAGAAAAAAAATCACTCCATTTACAAGTTCATTTGACTCAATAACGGAAGCTTTAAAAAGAGTGCATGAAGGTGATTATTCAGTTAGAGTTAAAGAAGGTGTTCTAAAAGAAGATAAAGAAGCTTCTATTTGGTTAAATGAACTTATAGAAAAACTTGAAACAGTTTTAACAGGTATTGAAAAAAATCTTACTTCATTTGTGCATAATAGAGCTACGATTTTTAGTAATGACAAACTTCTAACAGCAAAAGAGATTATTGAAGATATTACTGAAATTTATAACTATAAAAAAACTATTGAAACTGACTTAACAAAAGATGATATTTTTTATAGATTAATTCAAGTTTTAAAAAATAAATTAAATATTGAATCTTTTTATATTTTTGAAACTGATTTAATAAAAGATGAAAGAAAAACAATTTATCCTATAAAAGAGACTGAAAAACCTTGTTGTAGTATTTCAAAAGGTATAAAATATGGTTGTAGAGCAGAAAGAACAAACACTATTGTTTCTTCAGAAAATTTTCCTGAAATTTGTAGAATTGCAAAATGTTCAGGTGATATAAACCATATTTGTATTCCATTTTTAATAAATGAACAAAAAAATATTGTTATACATATAGTTTGTAAAGATAAAGAAAGTTTACAAAATACTAAATATCAAATAGGAATAATCAAAAAATATTTAGAAGAGACAAAACCTATTTTAGAAAGTAAACTTTTAATGGATGCATTAAGAGAAAAGAATTTAGTAGATGGTTTAACAGGACTTTATAATCGTAGATATTTAGATGAATTTATCGATAAAAAGTTACCTCATGAATTGCAAAATGGTACAAAATTTGCAATTATGTTCTTAGATATTGATTACTTTAAAATGATAAATGATACTTATGGACATGATGCAGGAGATGCCATACTACAAAAATTATCAGATACAATGAAAGAATCTATTTCTGAAAATGAGTTTATTGTTAGATTTGGTGGTGAAGAGTTCTTAATTATTATGAAAAATCCAACTGAAGTTACAGCAAAAGAACTTGCTGCAAAAATAAATGAAGAGTTTGCAAAACTTGTGTTTAATTACAATGGTCAAGCATTTAGTAAAACTGTAAGTATCGGTTATTCTTTCTTCCCAGATGATGCTGATCAAATTTGGAAATGTATAAAATATGCAGATATATCTTTATATCAAGCGAAAGAAACGGGTAGAAATAAAATAGTAAGATTCCAAAAAGAGTTCTTAAAAAGTGCAGATAAAAAGAGTTATTAA